Genomic window (Caldinitratiruptor microaerophilus):
GTCGGGATCGAGTTCCACGCCGTACCGGTCGCGGTACCAGGTCGCGGCGGCTTCCTTCAGGATCCGCAGGCCCGTGAAGGGGATGTACCGGTGCAGGGCCGGGTCCCGGGCTGCCTCCTGCAGCCGCTCGACGATGTGGGCCGGGGTCGGTCGGTCGGGATTGCCCTGCCCGAGGTTGATGACGTCGTGGCCGGCGGCGGTAAGGTCCTGCGCGGTCTTCACGATGCGGGCGAAGAACTGGGCGGGCAGCCGCTCGATGCGGCTGGCGGCTCGGAAGGGCACGGACGGGGGCCTCCTTCGGTCGGTACGGTACGGCGTGGACCCACGCAGCCGGCCCGGCGGCAGAAAGCGGCCGGCCGGGCGCCCTACAGCCGGGCCTCCAGATACTCTTTCAGCGCCACGGCGTGGTTGTGTTCCGGATCTCTGGCGCCGTAGAGGAGGGTCAAGGTGTCACCGGCCCGGGCCGCCGCGAGCAGGGACTCCCACGCCTGCGGGTGGGCGTCGAGTTCGGCGAAGTAGCGCCGGCGGAACTCCTCCCACCGGGACGGGTCGTGGCCGAACCAGCGGCGCAGGGCGCCGGAGGGCGCCACGTCACGCAGCCAGCCCGCCAGCGGCAGGTGGTCCTTCCGGATCCCGCGCGGCCAAAGGCGGTCGACCAGGTAGCGGGTGCCGTCGTCGGGCGTGGGAGGATCGTAGACCCGCTTCACCCGGATCATGCCAGGTCCCCCTCTCGCCGG
Coding sequences:
- a CDS encoding DUF488 domain-containing protein, with product MIRVKRVYDPPTPDDGTRYLVDRLWPRGIRKDHLPLAGWLRDVAPSGALRRWFGHDPSRWEEFRRRYFAELDAHPQAWESLLAAARAGDTLTLLYGARDPEHNHAVALKEYLEARL